One Myxocyprinus asiaticus isolate MX2 ecotype Aquarium Trade chromosome 20, UBuf_Myxa_2, whole genome shotgun sequence genomic region harbors:
- the LOC127410961 gene encoding ornithine decarboxylase-like gives MTTLTGADFDFTFLEEGFCARDIVEQNINESSLSDDKDAFYVADLGDVLKKHLRWVRVLPRVMPFYAVKCNDSRAVVTTLATLGAGFDCASKTEIQIVQSVGVDASRIIYANPCKQVSQIKYASAHGVQMMTFDSEVELMKVARSHDNAKLVLRIATDDSKAVCRLSVKFGATLKSSRLLLERAKELGLDVIGVSFHVGSGCTDPETYSQAISDARCVFDMGVELGYNMTLLDIGGGFPGSDDTKLKFEEIAAVINPALDKYFPADSGVRVIAEPGRYYVASAYTLAVNIIAKKVIMKEQSASDEEEDGANDRTLMYYVNDGVYGSFNCILYDHAHVLPTLHKKPKPDERMYPCSIWGPTCDGLDRIVEQCSLPDMQVGEWLLFENMGAYTVAASSTFNGFQKPDIHYIMSRAAWKCMQQICAQGLPAPEEQCTGNMPSHCSRESSLDLPAKSCPTRVL, from the exons ATGACCACTCTGACTGGAGCAGACTTTGACTTTACCTTCCTGGAGGAGGGCTTCTGTGCACGTGATATTGTGGAACAGAATATCAATGAGTCATCTCTATCT GATGACAAAGATGCCTTTTATGTGGCCGACCTGGGTGACGTCCTGAAGAAGCACCTCCGGTGGGTGCGCGTTTTACCCCGTGTCATGCCGTTCTATGCAGTAAAGTGCAACGACAGCAGGGCTGTCGTCACAACACTGGCAACTCTTGGAGCTGGATTTGACTGCGCTAGCAAG ACGGAGATCCAGATCGTGCAGTCTGTGGGCGTGGATGCGAGTAGGATCATCTATGCCAACCCTTGCAAGCAGGTGTCTCAGATCAAATACGCCTCTGCTCATGGAGTGCAGATGATGACATTTGACAGTGAAGTGGAGCTCATGAAGGTGGCACGAAGCCATGACAATGCCAA ACTGGTTCTCCGTATCGCCACTGATGACTCTAAGGCGGTGTGCAGGTTAAGCGTGAAGTTTGGAGCCACATTAAAGAGTAGTCGGCTGTTGCTGGAGAGGGCGAAGGAGCTGGGACTGGATGTGATTGGAGTCAGTTTCCATGTGGGCAGCGGCTGTACTGATCCCGAGACATACAGCCAGGCCATCTCAGATGCCCGCTGTGTGTTTGACATGGGG GTGGAGCTGGGATACAACATGACCTTGCTTGATATTGGTGGAGGATTTCCAGGCTCTGATGATACCAAACTGAAATTTGAAGAG ATCGCTGCTGTAATCAACCCTGCACTGGATAAATATTTCCCTGCTGACTCTGGCGTGAGGGTCATTGCTGAACCCGGCCGCTACTATGTTGCGTCCGCATACACTTTGGCAGTCAACATCATTGCCAAAAAGGTCATCATGAAGGAGCAATCAGCATCTGATG AAGAGGAGGATGGGGCCAATGACAGAACCCTAATGTATTATGTGAATGACGGCGTCTATGGTTCCTTCAACTGCATTCTGTATGATCATGCCCATGTCTTGCCCACTCTGCACAAG AAACCCAAGCCTGATGAGCGCATGTACCCATGCAGTATTTGGGGTCCAACCTGTGATGGTCTCGACCGCATTGTGGAGCAGTGCAGCCTTCCTGACATGCAGGTGGGCGAATGGCTGCTGTTCGAGAACATGGGTGCCTACACCGTGGCTGCATCCTCCACTTTCAATGGCTTCCAGAAACCTGATATTCATTACATCATGTCCCGAGCAGCCTG GAAATGCATGCAGCAGATCTGTGCCCAGGGATTACCCGCTCCAGAGGAGCAGTGCACTGGAAACATGCCATCGCACTGCAGCCGCGAGAGCAGCTTAGATTTGCCAGCCAAATCCTGCCCAACTCGCGTGCTGTAA